CGAGTTCGTGGCGGCCGCCCTGCGCGCCGGCCGGCAGCCGCGCTGCGCCGGCATCGACACCGGTTCGCTGGCCGGCGACCTGCGCCTGGTGGCCGCGGCCGCCGGGGCGTGGTCCGACCGGGACACCAGCCTGCTCCAGGCCCTCGGCTACGCCGTGATGACCGACAGCGACCTGCGGGACGCGGTGCGCGAGACGGTGGTGGCCCCCGAGGTGGCGGCGCTGGAGGCGGTGCTGCGGCGCGGGGTCGAACGCGGCGAGGTGCCGGCCGACCACCCGGCGCTGGAGTTCGTCCCCGGCATGCTCTTCGGCATGACCCGGATCCGCCCGCTGATCGCCGGACGGCCCGCCGACGCCGACTACCTGGCCCGGTACGTGGAGTCCGCCGTGCTACCCGCGCTCGGCCTGGCCTGAGCGGCGACCCGACGCGGCCCGACGCGCCCCGGCCTGAGCGACGCCCCGACACGCCCCGACGCGCCCCGGCCGGTCGGCCCCCGGTGCGTCCGTACGCGAGGGCCGGGCCTCCGGGTCGGCCCGGGTCCGGTCCGCCCGCTCAGGCGCCGAGCTCCCGGGACCGCCCGGCCCACCGGACCACGAACGGCATGGCGAGGCCGGCCGCGACGAAGACCCCGCC
The window above is part of the Kitasatospora sp. NA04385 genome. Proteins encoded here:
- a CDS encoding TetR/AcrR family transcriptional regulator, with amino-acid sequence MTHQPARDAGPTAVQARSKISSEREREFFEAVLDEIRTHGYEAVTMEGVAARTRCGKSTLYRRWRTKAEFVAAALRAGRQPRCAGIDTGSLAGDLRLVAAAAGAWSDRDTSLLQALGYAVMTDSDLRDAVRETVVAPEVAALEAVLRRGVERGEVPADHPALEFVPGMLFGMTRIRPLIAGRPADADYLARYVESAVLPALGLA